One Oryzomonas sagensis DNA segment encodes these proteins:
- a CDS encoding saccharopine dehydrogenase family protein produces MSKVLIIGAGGVGQVVTHKCAQRRDIFSEITLASRTQSKCDAIAAQIATPVATAQVDADNVPELAALIRREQPKLVINVALPYQDLTIMDACLETGVDYLDTANYEPRDTAKFEYHWQWAYQERFKRAGIMALLGSGFDPGVTNVYTALAAKSHLDEVQEIDIIDANAGSHGQPFATNFNPEINIREVTAPCRHWENGRWIESGALATKHSFDFPDGIGPMNIYRMYHEEMESIVKHIPTITKAQFWMTFSDNYLKHLEVLQNVGMTRIDEVEYNGQKIVPLQFLKAVLPDPGSLGPLTKGKTCIGVIARGLKDGKRKQVYIYNICDHEACFREVKSQAISYTTGVPAVVGAIMMLTGKWHSPGVWNMEQFDPELFLEVLGPMGLPTVVVDGGEWPEL; encoded by the coding sequence ATGAGCAAGGTCCTTATAATCGGCGCCGGCGGCGTCGGCCAGGTTGTGACCCACAAATGCGCCCAGCGCCGGGACATCTTCAGCGAGATCACCCTGGCCTCCCGGACCCAGTCCAAATGCGACGCCATTGCGGCCCAGATAGCGACGCCGGTTGCCACCGCCCAGGTGGACGCCGACAACGTGCCGGAACTGGCGGCCCTGATCCGCAGGGAACAGCCGAAACTGGTGATCAACGTGGCCCTCCCCTACCAGGACCTGACCATCATGGACGCCTGCCTGGAGACCGGGGTGGATTACCTGGACACCGCCAACTACGAGCCGCGCGACACGGCCAAATTCGAATACCATTGGCAGTGGGCCTATCAGGAGCGCTTCAAACGGGCCGGGATCATGGCCCTGCTCGGTTCCGGCTTCGATCCGGGCGTGACCAACGTCTACACCGCCCTGGCCGCCAAGAGCCACCTCGACGAGGTCCAGGAGATCGACATCATCGACGCCAATGCCGGCTCCCACGGCCAGCCCTTTGCCACCAACTTCAACCCGGAGATCAACATCCGCGAGGTGACCGCCCCGTGCCGCCACTGGGAGAACGGCCGGTGGATCGAGAGCGGCGCGCTGGCCACCAAGCACTCCTTCGACTTCCCGGACGGCATCGGCCCCATGAACATCTACCGCATGTACCATGAGGAGATGGAGTCCATCGTCAAGCATATCCCCACCATCACAAAGGCCCAGTTCTGGATGACCTTTTCGGACAACTACCTCAAACACCTGGAGGTGCTGCAAAACGTGGGCATGACCAGGATCGACGAGGTGGAGTACAACGGCCAGAAGATCGTGCCGCTGCAATTTCTCAAGGCCGTGCTGCCCGACCCCGGCTCCCTGGGGCCGCTGACCAAGGGCAAGACCTGCATCGGCGTCATCGCCCGGGGCCTCAAGGACGGCAAGCGCAAGCAGGTCTACATCTACAACATCTGCGACCACGAAGCCTGCTTCAGGGAGGTCAAGTCCCAGGCCATCAGCTACACCACCGGCGTACCGGCCGTGGTGGGGGCCATCATGATGCTGACCGGCAAATGGCATAGCCCCGGCGTCTGGAACATGGAGCAGTTCGATCCCGAGCTGTTCCTGGAGGTGCTGGGACCCATGGGGCTGCCCACGGTGGTCGTGGACGGCGGCGAGTGGCCGGAGTTGTGA
- a CDS encoding Hsp20/alpha crystallin family protein has protein sequence MPRFSRRQPFQQELFGRHLGEIRDLLDALELRDVFGEGENRPPVDMYETCDEIVLEFDLPGFRIEDISLTQHGATLVLEAHRPCEQAAGDAHYVCLERGYGRFHHALHIPGCIDTCAIKAEYRYGVLRVRYPKTGDRQVTIKEIQD, from the coding sequence ATGCCACGTTTTTCTCGCAGACAGCCGTTTCAGCAGGAACTCTTCGGCCGGCACCTCGGTGAAATCCGGGATCTGCTGGACGCCCTTGAACTTCGTGATGTCTTCGGCGAGGGGGAGAACCGCCCGCCGGTGGATATGTACGAGACCTGCGATGAGATCGTTCTGGAATTCGATCTGCCCGGTTTTCGCATCGAGGACATCAGCCTGACGCAGCATGGCGCGACCCTCGTGCTCGAGGCGCATCGCCCCTGCGAACAGGCGGCCGGCGACGCCCATTATGTCTGCCTCGAACGGGGTTACGGCCGTTTCCACCATGCACTGCATATTCCGGGTTGTATTGATACGTGCGCCATCAAGGCTGAATACCGTTACGGCGTTCTGCGGGTGAGATATCCCAAGACCGGTGACCGGCAGGTAACGATAAAGGAGATACAGGATTGA
- the priA gene encoding replication restart helicase PriA, whose amino-acid sequence MPNHVPHIIEVAIPLHLDRTFHYRVPREMEGQALAGRRAFVPFGRRRLTGYILGNVTAPPPHELKEIFEVLDPEPLWTDSELEFFRWVASYYLHPLGEVLKTALPAGINIQDRKGSGQDDPTVSGGKTIKTEIVYRAAAPCEPAPHLGAKAADILGVIREAGDIPAAELRRRFGTCSPQLKRLAELGLVTGETREVYRNPFGDDAVKRDTPRVLSRHQQAALDALCAALDRHAFAPFLLHGVTGSGKTEVYLQAIAQALGQDKNALVLVPEISLTPQLVQRFRARFGHGIAILHSGLSDGERYDEWRRIRRGQARIVIGARSAIFAPLAGIGIIIVDEEHEASFKQADGLRYNARDLALVRGRMERAVVLLGSATPLVTSRYAAEHGKLALLTLPERVEQRPMPTVELAPMKGVATAISPLLVPALEATLAAGEQAIIFLNRRGFATYLVCAECGAPLACPNCSVSLTYHRQRGQSVCHYCDYAIPAPGICPACGCQELKELGAGTERLEHDLRELVPQARILRMDSDTTGGKGSHGRLLARMSDGSADILVGTQMIAKGHDFPGVTLVGVVNAEASLAMPDFRAAERTFQLLSQVIGRAGRGDAPGRVVVQAQSSDHYAIQNAVRHDSDAFYRQELEFRREVGYPPFSFLACLGFSGTAERPVEEHAGTVARLLTQLKREKGLRVEILGPAPAPLYRLRGRFRRQILLKSPTRNDLRRLIAAWQQNRPAASTIREYVDIDPVDMM is encoded by the coding sequence ATGCCGAACCATGTGCCCCACATCATCGAAGTAGCCATCCCGCTCCACCTGGACCGGACCTTCCACTACCGCGTCCCCCGGGAAATGGAGGGGCAGGCCCTTGCCGGGCGGCGCGCCTTCGTCCCCTTCGGCCGCCGCAGGTTGACCGGCTACATCCTGGGAAACGTGACGGCCCCCCCGCCCCACGAACTGAAAGAGATCTTCGAGGTGCTCGATCCCGAACCGCTCTGGACGGACAGCGAACTGGAGTTTTTCCGCTGGGTGGCCTCCTACTACCTGCACCCCTTGGGTGAAGTCCTCAAGACAGCCCTTCCGGCCGGCATCAACATCCAGGACCGCAAGGGTTCGGGTCAGGATGACCCCACCGTCAGCGGCGGGAAAACCATCAAGACCGAGATCGTCTACCGCGCCGCCGCGCCGTGCGAGCCCGCTCCCCACCTGGGCGCCAAAGCGGCGGACATCCTCGGTGTGATCAGGGAGGCGGGGGATATCCCGGCGGCAGAGTTGCGGCGGCGTTTCGGCACCTGTTCGCCACAGCTCAAACGGCTGGCGGAATTGGGCCTCGTGACCGGCGAGACGCGGGAGGTCTATCGCAACCCGTTCGGCGACGATGCCGTGAAACGCGATACCCCCCGAGTCCTCTCCCGCCACCAGCAGGCAGCCCTGGACGCCCTCTGCGCGGCGCTGGACCGGCACGCCTTTGCCCCCTTTCTGTTGCACGGCGTGACCGGCAGCGGCAAGACCGAGGTTTATCTCCAGGCCATCGCCCAAGCCCTGGGGCAGGACAAAAACGCCCTGGTGCTGGTGCCGGAGATATCCCTGACCCCCCAACTGGTGCAGCGCTTCCGCGCCCGCTTCGGCCACGGCATTGCCATCCTGCACAGCGGCCTCTCCGACGGCGAACGTTACGACGAGTGGCGGCGCATCAGGCGCGGCCAGGCCCGCATCGTCATCGGCGCCCGCTCGGCCATCTTCGCCCCCCTGGCCGGCATCGGCATCATCATCGTCGACGAGGAGCACGAGGCCTCCTTCAAACAGGCCGACGGCCTGCGCTACAACGCCCGCGACCTGGCCCTGGTCCGGGGGCGGATGGAGCGGGCCGTAGTCCTGCTCGGGTCGGCAACGCCGCTGGTCACCAGCCGGTATGCCGCGGAGCACGGCAAGCTGGCACTGCTCACCCTGCCGGAACGGGTTGAGCAGCGTCCCATGCCCACCGTCGAGCTGGCCCCCATGAAGGGGGTCGCCACGGCCATCAGCCCGCTCCTGGTCCCGGCCCTGGAGGCGACCCTGGCCGCCGGCGAACAGGCGATCATCTTTCTCAACCGCCGCGGTTTTGCCACCTACCTGGTCTGCGCGGAGTGCGGCGCCCCCCTGGCGTGCCCCAACTGCTCCGTGTCCCTCACCTACCACCGCCAGCGGGGCCAGAGCGTCTGCCATTACTGCGATTACGCCATCCCCGCCCCCGGCATCTGCCCTGCCTGCGGCTGCCAGGAGTTGAAGGAGCTGGGGGCCGGCACCGAACGCCTGGAGCACGACCTGCGCGAGCTGGTGCCCCAGGCGCGCATCCTGCGCATGGACAGCGATACCACCGGCGGCAAGGGGAGCCATGGGCGCCTCCTGGCCCGCATGTCCGACGGCAGCGCCGACATCCTGGTGGGGACCCAGATGATCGCCAAGGGGCACGACTTTCCCGGCGTGACCCTGGTGGGTGTGGTCAATGCCGAGGCCAGCCTGGCCATGCCCGATTTCCGCGCGGCCGAACGTACCTTTCAACTCCTCTCCCAGGTCATCGGCCGGGCCGGACGGGGGGACGCCCCCGGCCGGGTGGTCGTCCAGGCGCAGAGCAGCGACCACTACGCCATCCAGAACGCCGTACGGCATGACAGCGATGCCTTCTACCGCCAGGAGCTGGAATTCCGCCGCGAGGTCGGCTACCCCCCCTTCAGCTTCCTGGCCTGCCTCGGCTTCTCCGGCACTGCGGAGCGGCCGGTGGAAGAGCATGCCGGGACCGTAGCCCGTTTGTTGACGCAGCTGAAACGGGAAAAGGGCCTGCGCGTGGAGATACTGGGACCGGCCCCGGCGCCCCTGTACCGCTTGCGGGGCCGTTTCCGCCGCCAGATCCTGCTCAAATCCCCCACCCGCAACGATCTGCGCCGCCTGATCGCCGCCTGGCAGCAGAACCGTCCGGCCGCTTCGACCATCCGCGAGTATGTGGATATCGATCCGGTGGATATGATGTGA
- the lon gene encoding endopeptidase La — MEKQESEEVKIPEVLPLLPVRDVVVYPFMIIPLFVGREMSVKAVDSALAGDRMILLATQHEIGEEDPTPDKIYEVGTVAMIMRMLKLPDGRVKILVQGLSKARITEYVTEKPFHTVRIEKMVDTPLQDVSLETEALVRTVREQLTKVIELGKQVSPEVMVILENIQDPGSMADLIASNLGLKVADAQLLLEMSEPVMRLTKVNEFLNREVELLSVQAKIQSAAREEMGKNQREYYLREQMRAIQQELGDGEGKEDIAEIKKAIETAKMPEASQKEALKQLNRLENMHPDAGEAGIIRTYLDWLVELPWSKSSRDSLDIVRAKEILDDDHYYLDKIKERILEFLAVRKLKKKMKGPILCFVGPPGVGKTSLGKSIARAMNRKFVRISLGGVRDEAEIRGHRRTYIGALPGRIIQGMKQAGTNNPVFMLDELDKLGYDYKGDPSSALLEVLDPEQNHSFSDHYINMPFNLSNVMFIATANQIDPVPSALRDRMEVINLAGYTEEEKLEIARRYLVPRQIKENGLKAKDISFEDDAIREIITKYTREAGLRNLEREIGTVCRKVARKVAEGGTRTVKIADKNLHTFLGAPKYLREEDLDKNEVGVVNGLAWTPVGGEILHIEATLMKGKNALTLTGQLGDVMKESVQAAHSYIRAHADILHINPDFFQDHEIHVHVPAGAIPKDGPSAGVAMTTALVSVLTRIPVKKDVAMTGEVTLRGKVLPIGGLKEKILAAVRSRMRLVIIPEQNKKDLEDIPAEILKKVKIVPVHEVSEVLKLALEKFPPPAPSTPKEPAKKSRSGEATPKVLMRPRKEISAGARG; from the coding sequence ATGGAAAAACAGGAATCGGAAGAGGTGAAGATTCCCGAGGTGTTGCCGCTCTTGCCGGTGCGCGATGTGGTGGTCTACCCCTTCATGATCATCCCGCTCTTCGTGGGGCGCGAGATGTCGGTCAAGGCCGTTGACAGCGCTCTGGCCGGGGACCGGATGATCCTTTTGGCCACCCAGCACGAGATCGGCGAGGAGGACCCGACCCCGGACAAGATCTACGAGGTCGGCACGGTCGCCATGATCATGCGCATGCTCAAGCTGCCGGACGGCAGGGTGAAGATTCTCGTCCAGGGGCTGAGCAAGGCCCGCATCACCGAGTATGTGACGGAGAAGCCGTTCCACACGGTACGCATCGAGAAGATGGTCGACACCCCGCTTCAGGACGTTTCCCTGGAGACGGAGGCGTTGGTGCGCACCGTGCGCGAACAGCTGACCAAGGTCATCGAGCTGGGCAAGCAGGTATCCCCCGAGGTGATGGTAATCCTGGAAAATATCCAGGACCCCGGCAGCATGGCCGATCTGATCGCCAGCAATCTGGGGCTGAAGGTGGCCGATGCCCAACTGCTTCTGGAGATGAGCGAACCGGTCATGCGCCTGACCAAGGTCAACGAGTTCCTGAACCGCGAGGTGGAACTGCTCAGCGTGCAGGCCAAGATTCAGAGCGCCGCCCGCGAGGAAATGGGCAAGAATCAGCGGGAGTACTACCTGCGTGAGCAGATGCGCGCCATTCAGCAGGAGTTGGGGGATGGCGAAGGCAAGGAGGATATCGCCGAGATCAAAAAGGCCATCGAGACCGCCAAGATGCCCGAGGCATCCCAGAAGGAGGCCCTCAAACAACTGAACCGGCTGGAAAACATGCATCCGGACGCCGGTGAGGCGGGCATCATCCGCACCTATCTGGACTGGCTGGTTGAACTCCCCTGGAGCAAATCCAGCCGGGACAGCCTGGACATCGTCCGCGCCAAGGAGATTCTGGACGACGATCACTACTACCTGGACAAGATCAAGGAGCGCATCCTGGAGTTTTTGGCGGTGCGCAAGCTGAAGAAAAAGATGAAGGGGCCGATCCTCTGCTTCGTGGGCCCTCCGGGGGTCGGCAAGACCTCCCTGGGCAAATCCATCGCCCGGGCCATGAACCGCAAGTTCGTGCGCATATCCCTGGGCGGCGTGCGGGATGAGGCCGAGATCCGCGGCCACCGCCGCACCTACATCGGCGCCCTGCCGGGGCGCATCATCCAGGGGATGAAGCAGGCCGGCACCAATAATCCGGTCTTCATGCTGGACGAGTTGGACAAGCTGGGCTACGACTACAAAGGGGACCCTTCGTCGGCGCTGTTGGAGGTGTTGGACCCGGAACAGAACCATTCGTTCTCCGACCACTACATCAATATGCCGTTCAATCTCTCCAACGTGATGTTCATCGCCACGGCCAACCAGATCGATCCGGTGCCGTCCGCCCTGCGCGACCGCATGGAGGTGATCAACCTGGCCGGGTACACCGAGGAGGAGAAGCTGGAAATCGCCCGCCGCTATCTGGTGCCGCGCCAGATAAAGGAGAACGGTCTCAAGGCGAAGGATATCAGTTTCGAGGACGATGCCATCCGCGAGATCATCACCAAGTACACCCGTGAGGCGGGCTTGCGCAATCTGGAACGGGAGATCGGCACGGTATGCCGCAAGGTGGCGCGCAAGGTGGCCGAAGGGGGCACGCGTACCGTCAAGATCGCGGACAAGAATCTGCACACCTTCCTGGGGGCACCCAAGTATCTGCGGGAGGAGGATCTGGACAAAAACGAGGTCGGTGTGGTCAATGGCCTGGCCTGGACGCCGGTGGGAGGAGAAATCCTGCACATCGAGGCCACCCTGATGAAGGGAAAGAACGCCCTGACCTTGACCGGACAGCTGGGGGACGTGATGAAGGAGTCGGTCCAGGCGGCCCATTCCTATATCCGCGCCCACGCAGACATTCTGCACATCAACCCCGATTTCTTCCAGGACCATGAGATTCACGTCCATGTCCCGGCCGGCGCCATTCCCAAGGACGGCCCCTCGGCCGGTGTCGCCATGACCACGGCGCTGGTGTCGGTCCTGACGCGCATTCCGGTCAAAAAGGACGTGGCCATGACCGGCGAGGTCACCCTGCGGGGCAAGGTGCTTCCCATCGGCGGCCTCAAGGAGAAGATCCTGGCGGCGGTGCGCTCACGGATGCGGCTGGTCATCATCCCTGAGCAGAACAAGAAGGATCTGGAGGACATCCCGGCCGAGATCCTCAAGAAGGTCAAGATCGTCCCGGTGCACGAGGTGAGCGAGGTGCTGAAGCTGGCCCTGGAGAAGTTCCCGCCCCCAGCGCCGTCCACCCCCAAGGAGCCGGCGAAGAAATCGCGCAGCGGCGAAGCCACCCCCAAGGTGCTGATGCGCCCCCGGAAGGAAATTTCGGCCGGGGCACGGGGGTGA
- the speA gene encoding arginine decarboxylase codes for MERWTINESVKLYNMDNWGADLFSINKKGNICVHPSSSSKQSIDLRALVDDLIKRKIKPPILLRFMDVLQGRIASINRVFRNAIQENDYPAKYQTFFPIKVNQQRQVVEAIANFGKRYNIGLEVGSKPELVAGISISTGNGLPIICNGYKDTEYIETVLYATKIGYDITLVVEKLFELEKIIELSRKTGIQPKLGIRVKLSSKGTGKWATSGGEDAKFGLRMSEIIAAIRMLEEHGLLGCVKLLHFHIGSQITKIDKIKTALIEGTRIYAEMRKLGVGIEFLDIGGGLGVDYDGSKSSYFSSVNYTVEEYANDVIYQIKNICEEAGVECPNIISESGRATVAHYSVLITNVLNTSTQHLMPDFEEILTQAENLAPTVKKLMDIYKSIDRYSLREDYHDTLQLINEAVSLFNLGYLTLNDRAIAEWLYSKIIKKLNGIVEKIKPIPEELQNFHLALRQTYFANFSLFQSIPDSWAIDQLFPIMPLQRLNQKPDIMASIADITCDSDGEITSFVGETGRTKSLPLHRIRKEEGYFIGFFLIGAYQEILGDMHNLFGDTNAVHITFNKKTGYLIDTVINGDACWESLKYVQYKGPEILKHVRDNLEKSVALRKISIEESSHFIELLDRTLLGYTYLGE; via the coding sequence ATGGAACGCTGGACGATTAACGAGTCCGTAAAGCTCTACAACATGGACAACTGGGGCGCCGACCTGTTCTCTATCAACAAGAAGGGGAACATCTGCGTCCATCCGTCCTCCAGTTCCAAGCAGTCCATCGATCTGCGCGCCCTGGTCGACGACCTGATCAAACGCAAGATCAAGCCCCCTATCCTGCTGCGTTTCATGGATGTGCTCCAGGGGCGTATCGCCAGTATCAACCGCGTGTTCAGGAACGCCATCCAGGAGAACGACTACCCGGCCAAGTACCAGACCTTTTTCCCCATCAAGGTCAACCAGCAACGCCAGGTGGTCGAGGCCATCGCCAACTTCGGCAAGCGCTACAACATCGGCCTGGAGGTGGGCTCGAAACCGGAACTGGTAGCCGGCATCTCCATCTCCACCGGCAACGGCCTGCCGATCATCTGCAACGGTTACAAGGACACCGAATATATCGAGACCGTACTCTACGCCACCAAGATCGGCTACGACATCACCCTGGTGGTGGAAAAGCTGTTCGAGCTGGAAAAGATCATCGAACTTTCCAGGAAGACCGGCATCCAGCCCAAGCTCGGCATCCGGGTGAAGCTCTCCTCCAAGGGAACCGGCAAATGGGCCACATCAGGCGGCGAGGACGCCAAGTTCGGCCTGCGCATGTCCGAGATCATCGCCGCCATCCGCATGCTGGAGGAACACGGGCTGCTCGGCTGCGTCAAGCTGCTCCATTTCCACATCGGCAGCCAGATCACCAAGATCGACAAGATCAAGACCGCCCTGATCGAGGGGACCCGTATCTACGCCGAAATGCGGAAACTGGGCGTCGGCATCGAATTTCTCGATATCGGCGGCGGCCTGGGCGTGGACTACGACGGCTCCAAGTCCAGCTACTTCTCCAGCGTCAACTACACGGTCGAGGAGTACGCCAACGACGTCATCTACCAGATCAAGAACATCTGCGAGGAGGCCGGGGTCGAGTGCCCCAACATCATCTCCGAATCGGGGCGCGCCACGGTTGCCCACTACTCGGTGTTGATCACCAACGTCCTCAACACCAGCACACAGCACCTGATGCCCGATTTCGAGGAGATCCTGACCCAGGCCGAGAACCTGGCGCCCACGGTCAAGAAGCTCATGGACATCTACAAGAGCATCGACCGCTACTCCCTGCGCGAGGACTACCACGACACGCTGCAACTGATCAACGAGGCGGTCAGCCTGTTCAACCTGGGCTACCTGACCCTCAACGACCGCGCCATCGCCGAGTGGCTCTACTCCAAGATCATAAAAAAACTCAACGGCATCGTCGAGAAGATCAAGCCGATCCCCGAGGAGTTGCAGAACTTTCACCTGGCCCTGCGCCAGACCTATTTCGCCAATTTCTCCCTGTTCCAGTCGATCCCGGACTCCTGGGCCATCGACCAGCTCTTCCCGATCATGCCGCTGCAGCGGCTCAACCAGAAACCGGATATCATGGCCTCCATCGCCGATATCACCTGCGACTCGGACGGCGAGATCACCAGTTTTGTCGGCGAGACCGGCAGGACCAAGTCCCTTCCGCTCCACCGCATCCGCAAGGAGGAGGGCTATTTCATCGGCTTCTTCCTGATCGGCGCCTACCAGGAGATCCTGGGAGACATGCACAACCTGTTCGGCGACACCAATGCCGTGCATATCACCTTCAACAAGAAAACCGGCTACCTGATCGACACCGTCATCAACGGCGACGCATGCTGGGAGAGCCTGAAGTACGTCCAGTACAAGGGGCCGGAGATCCTCAAGCATGTCAGGGACAACCTGGAGAAGAGCGTCGCCCTGCGGAAGATCTCCATCGAGGAGAGCAGCCACTTCATCGAACTCCTGGACCGGACACTTCTGGGCTATACCTATCTGGGCGAGTAA
- the nspC gene encoding carboxynorspermidine decarboxylase, protein MTGIDIDKILELAPSPAYVVDLDRLRHNLAILDEVQRRSGAKILMAMKAFSMWSVFPIIRETLHGVCASSPWEARLGREEFGREVHSFAAAFKESDVVELLSISNHLVFNSFNQLERFRPLWERERGRVSVGLRVNPEHSEGHTPIYDPCAPASRLGIPRAEFEGRSLAGVEGLHFHTLCEQLFEPLERTARAFEEKFGEFLPRMKWLNLGGGHHITREGYDIDGLVELVTYFREKYDLEVYLEPGEAIAIGTGILVGEVLDVVHNELDIAILDVSATCHMPDTLEMPYRPDIEGGFAPDEKAHTYRLGGPSCLAGDIIGDWSFDRPLHAGDRLAFLDMAHYTMVKTTTFNGIQHPAICTFEPQTGELRVVRSFGYADFKSRLS, encoded by the coding sequence GTGACCGGTATAGATATCGACAAAATCCTTGAACTTGCCCCCTCCCCGGCCTATGTGGTGGACCTGGACAGGCTGCGCCACAATCTGGCCATCCTGGATGAGGTTCAGAGGCGCAGCGGGGCCAAGATTCTCATGGCGATGAAGGCCTTCTCCATGTGGAGCGTATTCCCCATCATCCGCGAGACCCTCCACGGCGTCTGTGCCAGTTCCCCCTGGGAGGCCCGCCTGGGGCGGGAGGAGTTCGGGCGCGAGGTGCACAGCTTCGCCGCAGCCTTCAAGGAGAGCGACGTGGTGGAGCTGTTGTCCATCTCCAACCACCTGGTCTTCAATTCCTTCAACCAGCTGGAGCGTTTCCGCCCCCTGTGGGAAAGGGAACGGGGGCGCGTCTCCGTCGGCCTGCGGGTCAATCCCGAGCACTCCGAGGGGCACACCCCCATCTACGACCCCTGCGCCCCGGCCTCGCGCCTGGGCATCCCGCGGGCGGAGTTCGAGGGGCGATCCCTGGCGGGGGTGGAGGGGCTCCACTTCCACACCCTCTGCGAACAGCTGTTCGAACCGCTGGAGCGGACGGCACGGGCGTTCGAGGAGAAGTTCGGCGAGTTCCTGCCCCGCATGAAGTGGCTCAACCTGGGGGGGGGGCACCACATCACCCGGGAGGGGTACGACATCGACGGCCTGGTGGAACTGGTGACCTATTTCCGCGAAAAGTACGACCTGGAGGTCTACCTGGAGCCGGGCGAGGCCATCGCCATCGGCACCGGCATCCTGGTGGGCGAGGTGCTGGACGTGGTGCATAACGAACTGGATATCGCCATCCTGGACGTCTCGGCCACCTGCCACATGCCGGACACCCTGGAGATGCCCTATCGCCCCGATATCGAGGGAGGCTTCGCCCCCGACGAGAAGGCCCATACCTACCGCCTGGGCGGTCCCTCCTGCCTGGCGGGGGACATCATCGGCGACTGGTCCTTCGACCGGCCGCTGCACGCGGGCGACCGGCTGGCCTTCCTGGACATGGCCCACTACACCATGGTCAAGACCACCACCTTCAACGGCATCCAGCACCCGGCCATCTGCACCTTCGAACCGCAGACGGGCGAGCTGCGGGTCGTGCGCAGCTTCGGCTATGCAGATTTCAAGTCGCGGCTGTCGTAA
- the thiL gene encoding thiamine-phosphate kinase, translated as MKIGELGEFGLISRIASGLADGNGVITGIGDDAAVTALSPGMQLLTSTDMLVEDVHFRRAWHDPYRLGRKSLAVSISDIAAMGGIPRWALLSLAVPPETPLEFLDAFTRGFLAMAAEHGVALIGGDTCSSRAGLTISVTIMGEQEPENIIRRSGAHPDDDIWVTGTLGDAALGLELLEKGKLPSPMTVEEQERLISRLLDPSPRSAAGRALAEAGLVSAMIDVSDGLLADFGHIAELSALGGTIHLDALPLSPDFRTVLPSHPSSHPDLALSGGEDYELAFTAPAANREKIVQLMKKCGIDARPVGIVTASPEVTVLLADGSTYAPQNKGYNHFT; from the coding sequence GTGAAGATTGGAGAGTTGGGCGAATTCGGCCTGATCTCCCGTATCGCTTCCGGCTTGGCCGACGGTAACGGCGTCATCACCGGCATCGGTGATGACGCCGCCGTAACGGCCCTTTCCCCGGGGATGCAGTTGTTGACCTCGACCGACATGCTGGTGGAGGATGTGCATTTCCGCCGCGCCTGGCATGATCCCTATCGCCTGGGGCGCAAGTCCCTGGCGGTCAGCATCTCCGACATCGCTGCCATGGGGGGCATCCCCCGCTGGGCGCTGCTCTCCCTTGCCGTTCCCCCCGAGACCCCCCTCGAATTCCTGGACGCATTCACCCGCGGTTTTCTTGCCATGGCTGCGGAACACGGCGTGGCCCTGATCGGCGGCGACACCTGTTCCTCCCGCGCCGGCCTGACCATATCCGTCACCATCATGGGGGAACAGGAGCCGGAGAACATCATCCGGCGCTCCGGCGCGCATCCCGACGACGACATCTGGGTGACCGGGACCCTGGGAGACGCCGCCCTGGGGCTGGAATTGCTGGAAAAGGGGAAACTCCCCTCTCCCATGACGGTGGAGGAGCAGGAACGCCTCATCTCCCGTCTGCTCGATCCGTCCCCCCGGAGCGCTGCCGGCCGGGCGCTGGCGGAAGCGGGGCTCGTATCGGCCATGATCGATGTCAGCGACGGGCTTTTGGCCGATTTCGGCCATATTGCCGAACTATCCGCCCTCGGCGGCACGATTCACCTCGACGCGCTCCCGCTTTCGCCGGACTTTCGTACCGTTCTCCCCTCCCACCCCTCGTCCCATCCCGATCTTGCCCTGTCCGGCGGCGAAGACTACGAACTGGCATTTACCGCGCCCGCGGCCAATCGGGAAAAAATTGTCCAACTTATGAAAAAATGTGGCATTGATGCTCGGCCTGTTGGTATAGTAACAGCCTCGCCCGAGGTAACGGTCCTTTTGGCCGACGGCAGCACCTATGCCCCACAAAACAAGGGATACAACCACTTCACATAA